In Paenibacillus segetis, a single window of DNA contains:
- the asnB gene encoding asparagine synthase (glutamine-hydrolyzing), translating to MCGITGFIEWNRDLTKDLDLVLSMTSCLENRGPDAQGTWISGPCAFGHRRLSVMDPENGAQPMVIYEEDAVFSIVYNGEIYNAPELRDELRQRGRHFRTQCDTEVLLQAYIEWGPDCVYRLNGIFAFAVWDSVRDHIFFARDRLGVKPLFYTEVTGTFIFGSEPKSILKHPKFEPVIGPEGLAEIFVIGPARTPGHGVYQNMNELRPGHAMIWSRSGLRKYAYWKLEAEPHCDNVDETAANIRKLLQDTMDRQLISDVPICTLLSGGLDSSALTALAVDYYKRTGQGQMHTYSVDYVDNDKHFQAHSYQPGADAPWIKRMVEELGTEHHWITIDTPELVSSLPDSTLARDLPGMVDVDSSLLLFCREIKKGATVAISGEAADEVFGGYPWFHREELLGAGTFPWSIATDLRASLLSPEIRDWISPERYVARRYSEAIDEVPKLEGESSEAARMRVMSYLNITRFMPTLLDRKDRMSMAAGLEVRVPFCDHRLIQYVWNVPWEIKSTGDREKGILRKALEGILPEDVLYRKKSPYPKTHNPGYLNTVREQMLQILDNPASPILPLIDSDKIRAIAASPESSSHLPWFGQLMSGPQLFAYLTQVNYWLSTYKVAIR from the coding sequence ATGTGTGGAATAACAGGCTTTATCGAATGGAATCGAGATCTGACTAAAGACTTGGACTTGGTGCTATCCATGACTTCATGTCTAGAGAATAGAGGACCCGATGCGCAAGGAACATGGATTTCTGGCCCTTGTGCATTTGGCCATCGGCGTCTCAGCGTTATGGACCCCGAGAATGGAGCACAACCTATGGTCATTTATGAGGAAGACGCCGTTTTCTCCATTGTATATAATGGAGAAATTTATAACGCCCCTGAGTTAAGAGACGAACTACGGCAAAGAGGACGACACTTTCGAACTCAATGTGATACAGAAGTATTACTGCAAGCTTATATCGAATGGGGACCAGACTGTGTATATCGTCTAAACGGGATTTTTGCATTTGCGGTCTGGGACAGCGTAAGAGATCATATATTTTTTGCCCGTGATCGCCTTGGAGTCAAACCATTATTCTATACTGAAGTTACAGGCACATTCATTTTTGGATCGGAGCCTAAATCCATTCTTAAACATCCTAAGTTCGAGCCTGTCATTGGCCCTGAAGGATTAGCTGAAATATTTGTTATCGGTCCAGCTCGCACACCTGGGCATGGCGTGTATCAGAATATGAATGAGCTTCGCCCTGGTCATGCCATGATCTGGAGCCGCTCAGGTCTTCGTAAGTATGCCTACTGGAAACTCGAGGCAGAGCCTCACTGCGACAATGTCGATGAAACTGCCGCCAACATTCGGAAGCTACTGCAAGATACGATGGATAGACAATTAATCTCCGATGTACCGATATGTACGCTACTCTCGGGGGGACTTGATTCCAGCGCATTAACGGCGCTCGCAGTCGATTATTACAAACGAACGGGCCAAGGTCAGATGCATACGTATTCTGTTGATTACGTTGATAATGACAAACACTTTCAAGCTCACAGTTATCAACCTGGAGCCGATGCCCCTTGGATCAAGCGTATGGTCGAAGAGCTAGGAACAGAACATCATTGGATTACAATTGATACTCCTGAATTGGTAAGCTCTCTCCCGGATTCAACTTTGGCCCGTGACCTACCAGGCATGGTCGATGTCGATTCCTCATTACTATTATTCTGCCGGGAGATTAAGAAGGGAGCCACCGTTGCTATTTCTGGTGAAGCAGCAGACGAAGTGTTTGGTGGTTATCCGTGGTTTCATCGCGAGGAGTTACTTGGAGCTGGAACCTTTCCCTGGTCGATTGCTACAGACCTCCGCGCTAGCCTACTGTCTCCGGAGATTCGTGATTGGATCTCTCCCGAGAGATATGTTGCAAGACGTTACAGCGAAGCCATAGATGAGGTTCCAAAATTGGAGGGAGAGAGCTCTGAAGCTGCACGGATGCGAGTCATGTCCTACCTAAATATCACTCGCTTCATGCCAACACTACTTGATCGTAAAGATCGAATGAGCATGGCTGCTGGGCTTGAGGTTCGTGTTCCTTTTTGTGATCACAGATTAATCCAATATGTATGGAATGTACCATGGGAAATTAAATCGACTGGGGACCGGGAGAAAGGCATTCTCCGTAAAGCGTTAGAAGGCATCCTTCCCGAAGACGTGCTTTATCGCAAAAAGAGTCCTTATCCAAAAACTCATAATCCCGGCTATTTAAATACAGTTAGAGAACAAATGCTACAGATCCTAGATAACCCAGCTTCCCCAATTTTACCGTTGATTGATTCAGACAAAATACGAGCTATTGCAGCTTCGCCAGAATCTTCTTCCCACCTTCCTTGGTTTGGCCAATTAATGTCAGGACCACAGTTATTCGCCTATTTGACTCAGGTGAATTACTGGTTAAGCACCTATAAGGTCGCTATTCGTTAA
- a CDS encoding XTP/dITP diphosphatase yields MIDKEATAIIVATRNQGKVKEFAHALEFMGKPVRSMYDYPEVPEVVEDGETFADNARKKAKTVGDLLGQPVLADDSGLCVDKLDGAPGVYSARYAGEGATDEENNVKLLQELEELQQGEDTEQPLLSTGRFVCHLALYNPADGQFIEASGSVEGWITSQPSGGGGFGYDPLFYLPTYEKTMAELTMEEKQAISHRGAALRELAEKLNKR; encoded by the coding sequence ATGATCGATAAAGAAGCAACAGCTATTATAGTAGCTACGAGAAATCAAGGAAAAGTAAAAGAATTTGCACATGCACTTGAATTTATGGGCAAGCCAGTACGCAGTATGTATGATTACCCTGAGGTGCCGGAGGTTGTGGAAGATGGCGAGACCTTTGCGGATAATGCCCGGAAGAAAGCGAAAACCGTTGGTGATCTGCTGGGCCAACCTGTACTTGCTGATGATTCCGGCCTTTGTGTAGATAAATTAGACGGTGCTCCCGGCGTATATTCAGCAAGGTATGCTGGTGAAGGGGCTACGGATGAAGAGAACAATGTAAAGCTACTACAAGAACTTGAAGAACTGCAGCAAGGAGAAGATACGGAGCAACCGTTACTCAGTACCGGGAGGTTCGTATGTCATTTGGCATTGTATAATCCAGCTGATGGGCAGTTTATTGAGGCCTCCGGATCAGTGGAAGGCTGGATCACTTCGCAGCCATCTGGAGGTGGCGGATTTGGTTATGATCCGTTATTCTATTTGCCAACCTATGAGAAGACCATGGCTGAGCTTACCATGGAGGAGAAACAGGCGATTAGCCATCGTGGTGCAGCGCTCCGGGAGCTAGCGGAGAAACTAAACAAACGCTAA
- the rph gene encoding ribonuclease PH yields MMRINGREATERRPMNLTVNVNKYAEGSVYIEVGDTKVICTATVEEKVPMFMKGQGKGWVTAEYSMLPRATHSRNQREAARGKLSGRTMEIQRLIGRSLRSVVDLHALGERSITIDCDVLQADGGTRTTSITGAFVAMAIAINKLTQKHALPVFPITDYLASLSVGIVGEELLLDLNYDEDSKAKVDMNVVMTGQGQFVEVQGTGEEKPFSREELDRMLGLAEQGIHEMIGQQKDVLGPIALKIGSGQSGSQV; encoded by the coding sequence ATGATGAGAATAAACGGACGTGAGGCAACTGAGCGGCGACCGATGAATTTGACGGTAAATGTAAATAAATATGCAGAAGGTTCGGTATACATTGAAGTCGGAGATACCAAGGTGATCTGTACGGCGACGGTGGAAGAGAAAGTTCCTATGTTTATGAAGGGACAGGGGAAAGGCTGGGTAACTGCAGAGTACTCTATGCTCCCTCGGGCAACTCATTCTCGGAATCAACGGGAGGCAGCTCGTGGTAAGTTAAGCGGTCGGACAATGGAAATTCAGAGGCTGATTGGTCGTTCCCTTCGTTCGGTTGTTGATTTGCATGCACTTGGCGAACGATCCATTACGATCGACTGTGATGTACTGCAGGCTGATGGTGGCACGCGTACAACATCAATTACGGGTGCTTTTGTTGCTATGGCCATTGCGATTAATAAGCTTACTCAAAAACATGCACTGCCGGTATTTCCAATAACGGATTATTTGGCATCGCTTAGTGTAGGTATCGTTGGGGAGGAACTACTTCTAGACCTTAACTATGATGAGGATTCCAAAGCCAAAGTGGATATGAACGTCGTAATGACTGGACAAGGCCAATTTGTTGAGGTACAGGGCACGGGGGAAGAGAAACCATTCTCAAGAGAAGAACTGGATCGTATGCTGGGGCTTGCTGAACAAGGTATTCACGAGATGATAGGGCAGCAAAAGGATGTGCTTGGGCCGATTGCTCTTAAGATCGGAAGTGGGCAATCCGGGAGTCAAGTATGA
- a CDS encoding GerMN domain-containing protein codes for MKLISKFRNTVAVGVLTLPLILSGCSTFGVSSSAQIDPPPPDVEAQMLDTALAPTDQTSLKVGDKLSTVYLQNEKGLLAPVTLHLPASSNEEDLNTTLDMLVDGGPYSSLIPAGFKGVLPKGTEVDAVTIKKDEKLAVVEFNTMFSKYPVADERKILEAITWTLTGNPEIQNVQLWVNGEKLNEMPVDGTPLDRPLNRSLGINLDHDSNSSLSGTSAVTVYFSAETEGGVQYYVPVTRFVPSGGDLVKSALAELIKGPSQGMGLERVLTDNSAVNGVTVSNDGIVTVSINDDMFDVGEKPPAQMMQSVVLTVTENAKGDKVRIWLNGQKDVVGLDNQNYSEPVSQPELINQIPL; via the coding sequence ATGAAATTGATTTCTAAATTTCGCAATACTGTCGCCGTTGGTGTGTTAACACTCCCGCTTATACTATCAGGCTGCAGTACTTTTGGAGTGAGCTCATCAGCCCAGATCGATCCACCGCCACCGGATGTGGAAGCTCAAATGTTAGATACGGCCCTTGCACCTACGGACCAGACAAGCCTCAAAGTGGGGGACAAACTCTCCACAGTGTATTTGCAAAATGAAAAAGGACTACTTGCCCCGGTTACACTTCATTTACCTGCGAGTTCGAATGAAGAAGATTTGAACACGACACTGGACATGCTGGTTGACGGTGGTCCATACAGTTCGTTAATTCCAGCCGGTTTCAAAGGCGTGCTTCCAAAAGGCACCGAGGTTGATGCAGTAACGATTAAAAAGGATGAGAAGCTTGCCGTCGTAGAGTTCAATACGATGTTTAGTAAGTATCCGGTCGCAGATGAACGTAAAATTCTTGAAGCGATTACTTGGACACTAACAGGGAATCCAGAAATACAGAATGTGCAACTATGGGTTAACGGTGAGAAGTTAAATGAAATGCCCGTGGATGGAACACCTTTGGATCGACCATTAAATCGTTCCTTGGGTATCAATTTAGATCATGATAGTAACTCGAGTTTATCGGGAACTAGTGCAGTTACTGTATACTTCTCGGCAGAAACAGAGGGCGGAGTTCAATATTATGTACCCGTCACCCGATTTGTTCCAAGCGGAGGGGACTTGGTGAAGTCTGCACTTGCTGAACTGATCAAGGGACCTTCACAGGGAATGGGTCTAGAGCGAGTGCTTACCGATAATAGTGCGGTTAACGGTGTAACCGTATCTAATGATGGTATTGTGACGGTATCGATTAATGATGACATGTTTGATGTTGGTGAGAAGCCACCGGCTCAAATGATGCAATCGGTGGTGTTAACCGTCACGGAGAATGCCAAGGGAGACAAAGTGAGAATTTGGTTGAATGGACAGAAGGATGTCGTTGGGTTGGATAATCAGAACTATAGTGAGCCAGTATCGCAGCCAGAGTTAATCAATCAAATTCCTCTATAG
- a CDS encoding phosphatidylglycerophosphatase A family protein yields the protein MDQPKEKVPYSLNSKKVADATKHWLQKRGVTIDEIAELVMMLQRKYYPNLTMEECVHNVEQVLSKREVQNAVLTGIQLDILAEQELLIPELQDMISNDEGLYGVDEILAFSIVNVYGSIGFTNYGYVDKLKPGVLDRLNDKSLGPCNTFLDDIVGAVAASASSRIAHRKQAEREVEIGEDVADGDK from the coding sequence ATGGATCAACCCAAAGAAAAAGTACCATACAGCCTTAACAGTAAAAAAGTCGCTGACGCGACGAAACATTGGCTTCAGAAACGTGGCGTTACGATAGACGAAATCGCAGAACTCGTCATGATGTTGCAGCGGAAATATTATCCAAATTTAACTATGGAAGAATGCGTACATAACGTAGAGCAGGTACTTAGCAAGAGAGAAGTACAAAACGCAGTTCTAACTGGTATTCAATTGGATATTCTCGCTGAGCAGGAGCTATTGATTCCTGAACTTCAAGATATGATTTCCAATGACGAAGGGTTATATGGCGTAGACGAAATACTCGCTTTCTCTATCGTTAATGTGTATGGCAGTATTGGATTTACGAATTACGGATATGTGGACAAGCTTAAGCCTGGTGTACTCGACAGACTAAATGATAAGAGCTTAGGTCCTTGTAATACTTTCCTCGATGATATTGTAGGGGCGGTTGCCGCCTCTGCCAGCAGTCGGATTGCCCATCGCAAGCAGGCTGAACGCGAAGTCGAAATCGGGGAAGATGTGGCAGATGGGGATAAATAA
- a CDS encoding MurR/RpiR family transcriptional regulator, producing the protein MSNEQGMGKTLLSIRSHLNGLTKTEQKVANFILENAQDIIYHSVTELAERADVGETTVLRFCRKLKFHGFQDFKLSLAQDLVKPSDRLYNEVTEEDDAATLNRKVISMHIETLEQTSELISADQLEKTITLLTTANYIHFFGVGSSGLTALQAAHSFSRIGKHSFAKTDTHFQAMTASLMRQGDVAVGISISGSTKDTLENLNLAKKAGAKIIVITSNARSPITKLADIVLLMVARENPLQGSSLSAKISQLAIIDILNVGVSLKIKEEALKYREITAKAISEKLY; encoded by the coding sequence TTGTCTAACGAACAAGGAATGGGAAAGACGTTATTATCAATTAGAAGTCATTTGAACGGATTAACTAAAACAGAACAAAAAGTGGCCAATTTTATATTGGAAAACGCTCAGGATATAATCTATCATTCAGTAACTGAACTTGCGGAGAGAGCTGACGTGGGAGAGACGACAGTCCTTCGCTTCTGCAGGAAGTTGAAATTTCATGGATTTCAGGACTTCAAACTATCCCTAGCTCAGGATTTGGTCAAGCCTTCCGACCGATTATATAATGAAGTTACTGAAGAAGATGATGCAGCGACATTGAATCGTAAGGTTATTTCTATGCATATTGAGACGCTTGAGCAGACGTCAGAACTAATCAGTGCGGATCAATTGGAGAAGACAATTACCTTGTTGACTACTGCGAACTATATTCACTTTTTTGGGGTGGGATCTTCTGGATTGACGGCATTACAAGCCGCGCACAGTTTCTCAAGAATTGGTAAACATAGTTTTGCCAAGACCGATACGCATTTCCAAGCTATGACTGCTTCGCTAATGCGCCAAGGAGATGTTGCTGTTGGGATATCTATTTCGGGAAGCACCAAAGATACATTGGAGAACTTAAACTTGGCCAAGAAGGCAGGGGCAAAAATCATTGTCATTACCAGCAATGCACGTTCCCCTATTACCAAACTGGCAGATATTGTGCTGTTAATGGTTGCTCGAGAAAATCCATTGCAAGGCAGTTCGTTATCCGCTAAAATCTCCCAATTGGCTATTATTGATATTTTGAATGTAGGCGTATCTCTTAAAATTAAAGAAGAAGCTTTAAAGTATCGTGAGATCACAGCCAAGGCTATTTCAGAAAAACTGTACTAA
- a CDS encoding ROK family protein produces MSHVGEVAIGLDIGGTNIKSGIVNENGVVVHRLSLPTKAHEGGEALLIRISEMVKELKKYAIDHGWTVKGVGVGTAGQVDSHLGVVMGATANLPGWAGMELVNRLQALTGLSVTIDNDANAMAYGEAWVGSGRHWHDFICVTLGTGVGGCVIIDRQPYHGRDGFAGEMGHHVIDLGGQPCNCGRTGCWEQYASVTGLMRLVKEEGLGLRELNSPEALFDHAKEGNEQALHVLRRYSQYIAVGLANLIHIFNPEGIVIGGAISKQGDFLLGQVRYELSRYLLPVYGVKSRGIDLVSATLGNDGGVVGAVAGYFI; encoded by the coding sequence ATGAGTCATGTTGGTGAAGTAGCCATTGGGTTGGATATTGGAGGAACCAACATTAAGTCGGGCATTGTAAACGAAAATGGTGTGGTCGTTCACCGCTTAAGTCTGCCTACGAAAGCACATGAAGGTGGTGAAGCACTGCTAATCCGTATTTCAGAAATGGTGAAGGAACTGAAGAAATATGCAATCGACCATGGATGGACTGTAAAGGGTGTTGGTGTTGGTACTGCGGGTCAAGTCGACAGTCATCTAGGAGTGGTAATGGGAGCTACTGCAAATTTGCCAGGCTGGGCTGGAATGGAACTGGTCAACCGACTACAAGCGCTAACCGGTCTGTCTGTAACGATAGATAACGATGCGAATGCTATGGCATATGGGGAAGCATGGGTAGGTTCTGGTCGCCATTGGCATGATTTCATTTGTGTTACCCTCGGAACAGGAGTAGGCGGCTGTGTGATTATAGATCGACAGCCGTATCATGGACGAGATGGTTTTGCCGGAGAAATGGGTCATCATGTGATTGACCTTGGTGGTCAACCGTGTAACTGCGGTAGAACAGGGTGCTGGGAACAGTATGCTTCGGTAACGGGGCTTATGAGATTGGTAAAGGAAGAGGGCCTAGGATTACGAGAACTTAATTCTCCGGAAGCTCTTTTCGACCATGCAAAGGAAGGTAATGAACAAGCTCTTCATGTGTTACGGAGATACTCCCAGTATATTGCTGTGGGACTGGCAAATTTGATCCATATCTTTAATCCAGAGGGTATTGTAATTGGTGGAGCTATTAGTAAACAAGGGGACTTTTTATTAGGTCAGGTACGCTATGAGCTATCTCGTTATTTATTGCCCGTGTATGGAGTTAAATCAAGAGGAATTGATCTTGTTTCGGCCACATTAGGAAATGACGGCGGGGTTGTTGGAGCTGTGGCAGGGTATTTCATATAA
- a CDS encoding DUF4127 family protein codes for MTTKVIYLPLDERPCNWLYPQQLAALTDLQMIVPPLEKLGNKKQRAELQEISSWLEEQSSNADVVIISLDMLVHGGIVPSRLHHESLEACRERLMVLHKLKQDNPSLRIYAFNLITRVPAYSSSEEEPDYYDQVGREIYELGWLSDKSESVGLNDEEQTRLNEVLAAIPEDVLQDYRTRRGVNAKINELALELTEKGIIDYLIIPLDDNSQYGFSAMEQRALTIRTELAGLSHRVAIYPGADEIGCTLFARVFCEVKNYTPSLFVRYSSSKGPLCIPKYEDRSLNESIKAHLTSAGAVMADASNEADCILMVHSPAIGQSEMAETGTPIEDRHRSYFSEINTREFVQAMKYYLDAGRLVMLADVALCNGGDHLLMNLLHHSKMLGRIGGYAAWNTSGNSLGTVISHGVIQSYYQSRELKADSSHQRSKLFYVSRLIEDWGYQALVRQAVCDNHLPELGASYFELSHVLDEVCDIIEQKLNDFVKMYLQDDVVKNVVVRNVSLPWTRMFELGFSLEIGGA; via the coding sequence ATGACAACAAAAGTAATATATTTGCCTTTAGATGAAAGACCATGTAACTGGCTCTATCCTCAGCAGCTAGCTGCGTTGACTGATTTGCAAATGATCGTTCCTCCTCTTGAGAAGCTTGGAAATAAGAAGCAGCGGGCTGAACTTCAGGAGATTAGCTCCTGGCTGGAGGAACAGTCTAGCAACGCCGATGTGGTAATCATCTCTTTGGATATGCTTGTACACGGCGGGATTGTTCCATCGCGATTGCACCACGAGTCCTTGGAGGCTTGTCGTGAACGATTGATGGTCCTGCACAAGTTAAAACAAGACAATCCAAGTTTACGGATTTATGCCTTTAATCTTATTACCAGAGTTCCCGCATACTCTAGCAGTGAAGAAGAACCGGACTATTATGATCAGGTCGGTAGAGAGATTTATGAACTTGGTTGGTTGAGTGATAAGAGTGAAAGTGTGGGCTTGAACGATGAAGAGCAGACTCGTTTGAACGAAGTATTGGCTGCCATTCCTGAAGATGTACTTCAGGATTACCGTACAAGACGGGGAGTTAATGCAAAGATCAATGAACTTGCTTTGGAGCTGACGGAGAAGGGAATAATTGATTATTTAATCATCCCACTAGATGACAACTCTCAATACGGTTTTAGTGCTATGGAGCAGCGTGCCCTGACGATCCGAACAGAGCTTGCGGGTCTGTCCCATCGCGTGGCGATTTATCCGGGTGCTGATGAGATTGGATGTACCTTATTTGCTAGAGTATTTTGTGAGGTCAAGAACTATACTCCATCACTATTTGTGAGATATTCATCTTCAAAGGGGCCTTTGTGTATTCCTAAATATGAGGATCGTAGTCTAAACGAGAGTATAAAAGCACATCTTACTTCAGCTGGAGCTGTTATGGCTGACGCTTCAAATGAGGCGGACTGCATCCTCATGGTCCATTCTCCGGCTATTGGGCAGAGTGAAATGGCGGAGACGGGTACGCCGATAGAGGATCGACATCGATCCTATTTCTCGGAGATTAATACCCGGGAGTTTGTACAGGCTATGAAGTATTATCTGGATGCTGGACGTTTGGTTATGCTTGCCGATGTGGCCCTATGTAATGGTGGGGATCATTTACTTATGAATCTTCTACACCATTCGAAGATGCTTGGCCGAATAGGAGGTTATGCTGCATGGAACACCTCCGGTAATTCTCTTGGGACTGTGATCTCGCATGGAGTTATTCAATCTTATTATCAATCCCGTGAACTAAAGGCTGACTCTTCTCATCAACGGAGTAAGCTGTTCTATGTTTCTAGATTAATCGAAGACTGGGGATATCAAGCGTTGGTTCGACAAGCGGTATGTGATAACCATCTCCCTGAATTGGGCGCCTCTTATTTTGAATTATCCCATGTTCTTGATGAGGTCTGCGATATCATCGAGCAGAAGTTGAATGACTTTGTGAAGATGTATTTACAAGACGATGTTGTTAAGAATGTTGTTGTGCGCAATGTATCCCTCCCTTGGACACGGATGTTTGAATTAGGCTTCTCGCTGGAAATAGGAGGTGCGTAG
- a CDS encoding carbohydrate ABC transporter permease has translation MGEFRKKKISLFFIYLFLSAGLILNLAPLAWMLSTSFKPGSEVFRFPPKWIPDSLDWTNYKKVFSMIPFERYYINSIVVAILLTGVTVLLCTMAGYAFAKMKFPGKNGLFMLFLITLMIPFQATMIPLFRMVSSFGWIDTYQGLILPQISTAFGIFLIRQFMLSMPDAILEAATIDGSTQLRTFWKIVVPMNRGAMATLAIFTFNTAWNNLLWPLLVTNREQMRTLPVGMALFRSSRDIDWTAIMAGSVMSLIPMIILFLLMQKQFIRGITAGAVKE, from the coding sequence ATGGGAGAATTCCGGAAAAAGAAAATCAGTTTATTTTTCATATACTTGTTCCTGAGCGCAGGTTTGATTCTAAACTTAGCTCCGCTTGCATGGATGCTATCGACTTCATTTAAACCAGGGAGTGAAGTATTCCGGTTTCCACCGAAGTGGATTCCAGATTCTCTGGATTGGACGAATTATAAAAAAGTATTCTCAATGATTCCGTTTGAAAGATATTACATCAACAGCATCGTCGTGGCCATCTTGCTCACAGGTGTCACTGTATTGCTCTGTACGATGGCGGGATATGCTTTTGCCAAAATGAAATTCCCTGGTAAGAACGGTTTGTTTATGTTATTTCTGATTACATTGATGATCCCGTTCCAAGCGACGATGATTCCATTATTTCGTATGGTTTCTAGCTTTGGCTGGATTGATACGTATCAAGGCTTGATTCTTCCCCAAATATCAACAGCCTTTGGTATTTTTCTAATTCGGCAGTTTATGTTGTCCATGCCGGATGCGATTCTTGAGGCTGCTACAATTGATGGCAGTACACAGCTTCGCACCTTTTGGAAAATTGTTGTACCGATGAACAGAGGAGCAATGGCAACCTTGGCCATATTCACATTTAATACAGCCTGGAATAACTTACTCTGGCCGCTGCTTGTGACCAACAGAGAGCAGATGCGTACGCTTCCTGTAGGAATGGCTTTATTCCGTTCATCAAGAGATATCGATTGGACTGCCATTATGGCGGGCTCGGTTATGTCATTGATTCCGATGATTATCTTGTTCTTGCTCATGCAGAAGCAATTTATTCGTGGAATTACAGCTGGTGCTGTGAAGGAATAA
- a CDS encoding carbohydrate ABC transporter permease — translation MSGNSMVGSENKFLPKFRSLAKEVRKSKEAYLFILIPVALLIVFSLIPMIYGFLMSFTNWNGLQPAKFIGIENYTKILQNKDFHKALLNTVKFAIVSLIGGMGLALILALAIDKLTRFQSFFKVTYFIPVITPMVVVSLVWTLIYNEKGLLNYFLGSFGLDSVGWLTDKRIAMYSIIATSVWQGLGFSMIVFLAALQKIPEHLYEAAKIDGANAFQSFRNVTIPGLKDTLAFLLIYGVIGAFNVFDQIYVMTNGGPVKATETIVFQIFSNFRYLKLGYTSALSYVFLFMLLIISLIQFKVIYKKEE, via the coding sequence ATGAGTGGAAACTCGATGGTCGGTTCAGAGAACAAGTTCCTCCCTAAATTTCGTAGTTTAGCCAAGGAGGTAAGAAAAAGCAAAGAAGCTTATTTGTTCATACTAATCCCGGTCGCGTTGTTAATTGTTTTTAGCCTGATTCCGATGATTTATGGTTTTTTGATGAGTTTTACAAATTGGAACGGATTGCAGCCAGCTAAATTTATTGGAATCGAGAACTATACGAAAATCCTACAGAACAAGGATTTTCACAAAGCCTTACTCAATACGGTTAAATTTGCCATAGTCAGTCTTATTGGCGGGATGGGCTTGGCTCTCATTCTGGCTTTGGCTATTGATAAGTTAACTCGTTTCCAGAGTTTCTTCAAAGTCACATACTTTATTCCTGTCATTACGCCTATGGTTGTTGTTTCATTGGTTTGGACATTGATTTATAACGAAAAGGGTCTGTTAAATTATTTTCTAGGTAGCTTTGGTTTGGATTCCGTTGGATGGTTGACGGATAAAAGGATTGCCATGTATTCCATTATCGCAACCAGTGTTTGGCAGGGCTTAGGGTTTTCGATGATTGTGTTTCTAGCAGCACTACAGAAAATACCAGAGCATTTGTATGAAGCGGCAAAAATTGATGGGGCTAACGCCTTTCAATCCTTTCGCAATGTAACTATACCAGGATTGAAGGATACACTTGCTTTTCTACTCATCTATGGTGTTATCGGGGCATTTAACGTGTTTGATCAAATTTATGTCATGACAAATGGTGGGCCAGTTAAAGCAACTGAAACGATTGTTTTCCAAATTTTCTCTAATTTCAGATATTTAAAGCTAGGTTACACCTCGGCCTTATCGTATGTCTTTTTATTCATGCTATTAATCATTTCTCTTATCCAATTTAAAGTGATTTATAAGAAGGAAGAATGA